From Penaeus vannamei isolate JL-2024 chromosome 12, ASM4276789v1, whole genome shotgun sequence, the proteins below share one genomic window:
- the LOC113815572 gene encoding sulfotransferase 1C4 translates to MTTLASGHKATVLEGNEWAKLIENFTGFKNGLVRLSPGGWVYSKNYCNFADKLYNFEFRKSDVLVMTWPKCGTTWTQEIVWTMRNNVALDHPEAGAAILDRVPFMEADMFHSEDESESERPVSESFKKLCPNADPRDGVNLQLAQSLPDPRTLKTHLPFSLFAPSLLKKAKVVYVARNPKDAVLSYLHHHRLFRQLSFLGSLETFVEYFLEDNLLYGPYWLHLKEAWERRAHPNLHIVFYEDLKAGIMGELKRLDAFLGTGLSHDQLANVAKYTSFGEMKARNNLLINKDIFKNAEIIDQEVLQKDGGFFRQGKSGDWKTKLTPDLIEKLDDWISEKCDFGISFK, encoded by the exons ATGACAACCCTAGCCAGCGGTCACAAGGCAACTGTCCTCGAGGGAAACGAGTGGGCGAAATTAATCGAAAACTTTACCGGTTTCAAGAATGGCTTGGTTAGGCTCTCTCCCGGCGGGTGGGTCTACTCGAAGAATTATTGTAACTTCGCCGACAAACTCTATAACTTCGAG TTCCGCAAGAGCGACGTGCTGGTGATGACGTGGCCAAAATGCGGTACAACGTGGACGCAGGAGATCGTGTGGACGATGAGAAACAACGTGGCTCTCGATCACCCCGAGGCGGGCGCGGCCATCTTGGATCGGGTGCCGTTCATgga AGCCGACATGTTCCATTCCGAAGACGAATCCGAAAGCGAGAGGCCCGTGTCCGAATCCTTCAAAAAGCTGTGTCCGAACGCCGACCCGCGCGACGGCGTGAACCTCCAGCTGGCTCAGTCACTCCCCGACCCTCGTACGCTGAAGAcgcatctgcctttctctctcttcgcaccTTCGCTCCTGAAGAAGGCCAAG GTGGTGTACGTCGCCAGGAACCCGAAGGACGCGGTGCTCTCCTACCTGCACCACCACAGGCTCTTCAGGCAGCTGTCCTTCCTCGGTTCCCTGGAGACCTTCGTCGAGTACTTTCTCGAAGATAATT TGCTCTACGGGCCCTACTGGCTGCACCTGAAGGAGGCATGGGAGAGGCGTGCACATCCCAACCTGCACATCGTTTTCTATGAGGATCTGAAGGCGGGCATTATGGGGGAACTAAAGAGATTGGATGCCTTCCTCGGGACGGGACTCAGCCACGATCAACTCGCCAAT GTCGCCAAATACACCAGTTTCGGAGAGATGAAAGCGAGAAACAATCTGTTGATAAACAAAGACATCTTCAAGAACGCAGAAATTATCGACCAAGAAGTCCTCCAGAAAGACGGTGGATTCTTCAGGCAAG GTAAATCTGGGGACTGGAAGACTAAATTAACACCTGACTTGATTGAGAAGCTGGACGACTGGATCAGTGAAAAGTGTGATTTTGGAATTAGCTTTAAGTGA